Proteins co-encoded in one Gopherus evgoodei ecotype Sinaloan lineage chromosome 4, rGopEvg1_v1.p, whole genome shotgun sequence genomic window:
- the PPP1CA gene encoding serine/threonine-protein phosphatase PP1-alpha catalytic subunit, translating into MSEGEKLNLDSIIGRLLEVQGSRPGKNVQLTESEIRGLCLKSREIFLSQPILLELEAPLKICGDIHGQYYDLLRLFEYGGFPPESNYLFLGDYVDRGKQSLETICLLLAYKIKYPENFFLLRGNHECASINRIYGFYDECKRRYNIKLWKTFTDCFNCLPIAAIVDEKIFCGHGGLSPDLQSMEQIRRIMRPTDVPDQGLLCDLLWSDPDKDVQGWGENDRGVSFTFGSEVVAKFLHKHDLDLICRAHQVVEDGYEFFAKRQLVTLFSAPNYCGEFDNAGAMMSVDETLMCSFQILKPADKNKGKYGQFSGLNPGGRPVTPPRNSAKAKK; encoded by the exons GACAGAGAGTGAGATCAGGGGCCTCTGCCTCAAGTCACGGGAGATCTTTCTGAGCCAGCCTATCCTGCTGGAACTGGAAGCACCACTGAAGATTTGCG GTGACATCCATGGGCAGTACTATGACCTGCTGCGGCTCTTCGAGTACGGCGGCTTCCCACCTGAGAGCAACTACCTCTTCCTGGGCGACTATGTGGACCGGGGGAAGCAGTCGCTGGAGACcatctgcctcctgctggcctacAAGATCAAGTATCCCGAGAACTTCTTCCTGCTGCGCGGCAATCATGAGTGTGCCAGCATCAACCGCATCTACGGCTTCTATGATGAGT GCAAGAGGCGCTACAACATCAAGCTGTGGAAGACGTTCACTGACTGCTTCAACTGCCTGCCCATTGCCGCTATTGTGGACGAGAAGATCTTCTGCGGCCATGGAG gaCTCTCACCAGACCTGCAGTCGATGGAGCAGATCCGCAGGATCATGCGCCCCACGGACGTGCCAGATCAGGGCCTGCTGTGCGACCTCCTCTGGTCCGACCCCGACAAGGATGTCCAGGGCTGGGGCGAGAATGATCGCGGCGTCTCCTTCACCTTTGGCTCTGAGGTGGTCGCCAAATTCCTGCACAAACACGACCTGGACCTTATCTGTCGGGCACACCAG gtGGTGGAGGATGGTTACGAGTTTTTTGCCAAGCGCCAGCTGGTGACGCTTTTCTCAGCCCCCAACTACTGCGGCGAGTTTGACAACGCAGGAGCCATGATGAGTGTGGACGAGACGCTCATGTGCTCCTtccag ATCCTGAAACCGGCTGATAAGAACAAGGGCAAGTATGGGCAGTTCAGCGGCCTGAACCCTGGCGGCCGCCCTGTCACACCCCCGCGCAACTCGGCCAAGGCCAAGAAGTAA